A window of Pomacea canaliculata isolate SZHN2017 linkage group LG3, ASM307304v1, whole genome shotgun sequence contains these coding sequences:
- the LOC112560238 gene encoding zinc finger CCCH domain-containing protein 11A-like isoform X1 has product MATTGDDCYFYYYSQCAKGAMCPFRHSEAALGTETVCRGWQIGSCFRPNCKFRHMEIQTDRSQIPCYWENQPSGCTKAHCVFKHFKAKPEVAPAMTVAPVNNQLTAVPVEGSLVTSPPQVPGGASSTALLSGYASVSTVPKINAGAITELDETGQTLSGHSSPVVKPVIVNTMEEDSDHESIVNSPPKSDRNKSAVSSTANQENAVGIGLSDVYQPIVGRSAVSLKSEASDQIGILSLEEIHRKKALESMRKAEAMTAASTLEGIKVVPVLKEDFIDIRRVVVREENPAASPPARVSIQERLGKLSPAKKGATELEPAKERASLLSLQDNKRLRARIGEKQDNTISGVQKKRKITVIEGREKTEKDDGTLSELRNKIDLKRRQKEVKEPSDIRQEQDLNVKVLTLEEIRRRKALNQELEKTIEEREMDSDSSSSTKIRNGLTLSDIRQRKAQKQKYRDFDNPETNSDVPVLSLEEIRRRKQTRQQDEQEFLPSKENSVKKSLEEHSPKTRKNKYRGLTEG; this is encoded by the exons ATGGCCACTACTGGTGATGATTGCTACTTCTATTACTACTCCCAATGTGCAAAG GGTGCAATGTGTCCATTTCGCCATAGTGAAGCAGCTCTGGGTACAGAGACAGTTTGCAGGGGATGGCAGATAGGCTCTTGTTTTCGTCCAAACTGCAAGTTTAGGCACATGGAAATACAG ACTGACCGCTCACAGATACCATGTTACTGGGAAAACCAGCCATCAGGCTGTACCAAAGCACATTGTGTGTTCAAGCATTTCAAAGCCAAACCGGAAGTTGCTCCAGCTATGACAG ttgCCCCTGTCAACAATCAGCTTACAGCTGTTCCTGTGGAGGGAAGCTTGGTCACATCACCACCCCAAGTGCCTGGAGGAGCTAGCAGTACAGCCTTGCTGTCTGGGTATGCAAGTGTCAGCACTGTCCCTAAAATAAATGCTGGTGCTATCACAGAACTAGATGAGACTGGACAAACTCTGTCAGGCCACTCCAGCCCTGTTGTCAAACCTGTTATTGTCAACACCATGGAAGAAG actCTGATCATGAAAGCATTGTAAACTCCCCACCAAAGTCTGATCGTAACAAATCAGCAGTTTCTTCCACAGCTAACCAGGAGAACGCGGTGGGAATTGGTCTCAGTGATGTTTATCAGCCCATTGTTGGCCGATCTGCTGTGAGCTTGAAGTCTGAAGCATCTG ATCAAATTGGTATTTTGAGTCTTGAAGAAATCCACAGAAAAAAGGCCTTAGAGTCAATGAGAAAAGCTGAAG CCATGACTGCTGCTTCCACGCTTGAGGGTATCAAAGTTGTTCCTGTATTAAAAG AGGACTTCATAGACATTCGTCGTGTAGTGGTCAGAGAGGAAAATCCTGCAGCCTCTCCACCAG CAAGAGTCAGCATTCAGGAAAGACTGGGTAAACTTTCACCAGCAAAGAAAGGGGCAACAGAGTTGGAACCAGCAAAAGAAAGGGCTTCACTTCTGTCTCTGCAAG ATAACAAACGCTTGAGGGCCAGGATTGGTGAAAAGCAAGATAACACCATTTCTGgagtgcagaaaaaaagaaagataactgtTATTGAAG gaagagagaaaactgaaaaggatgATGGGACTCTTTCTGAGCTTCGGAACAAGATAGATCTGAAGCGAAGGCAGAAAGAAGTTAAag AGCCTTCAGATATCAGGCAGGAACAAGACTTAAATGTAAAAGTCCTTACTTTAGAGGAAATACGTCGCAGAAAAGCTTTAAATCAAGAGCTGGAAAAAACAATTGAGGAAAGAG AAATGGACAGTGACAGCTCTTCATCGACTAAAATTAGAAATGGCCTTACTTTGTCAGATATCAGACAGCGGAAagctcaaaaacaaaagtacagaG ATTTTGATAATCCAGAAACAAATTCAGATGTACCGGTGCTAAGCTTGGAGGAAATTCGTAGACGAAAACAAACGCGTCAACAAGACGAACAAGAATTCTTACCAT cTAAAGAAAACAGTGTTAAAAAATCATTAGAAGAACATTCTccaaaaacaaggaaaaataagTACAGAGGACTCACTGAAGG TTAA
- the LOC112560238 gene encoding zinc finger CCCH domain-containing protein 11A-like isoform X2 gives MATTGDDCYFYYYSQCAKGAMCPFRHSEAALGTETVCRGWQIGSCFRPNCKFRHMEIQTDRSQIPCYWENQPSGCTKAHCVFKHFKAKPEVAPAMTVAPVNNQLTAVPVEGSLVTSPPQVPGGASSTALLSGYASVSTVPKINAGAITELDETGQTLSGHSSPVVKPVIVNTMEEANQENAVGIGLSDVYQPIVGRSAVSLKSEASDQIGILSLEEIHRKKALESMRKAEAMTAASTLEGIKVVPVLKEDFIDIRRVVVREENPAASPPARVSIQERLGKLSPAKKGATELEPAKERASLLSLQDNKRLRARIGEKQDNTISGVQKKRKITVIEGREKTEKDDGTLSELRNKIDLKRRQKEVKEPSDIRQEQDLNVKVLTLEEIRRRKALNQELEKTIEEREMDSDSSSSTKIRNGLTLSDIRQRKAQKQKYRDFDNPETNSDVPVLSLEEIRRRKQTRQQDEQEFLPSKENSVKKSLEEHSPKTRKNKYRGLTEG, from the exons ATGGCCACTACTGGTGATGATTGCTACTTCTATTACTACTCCCAATGTGCAAAG GGTGCAATGTGTCCATTTCGCCATAGTGAAGCAGCTCTGGGTACAGAGACAGTTTGCAGGGGATGGCAGATAGGCTCTTGTTTTCGTCCAAACTGCAAGTTTAGGCACATGGAAATACAG ACTGACCGCTCACAGATACCATGTTACTGGGAAAACCAGCCATCAGGCTGTACCAAAGCACATTGTGTGTTCAAGCATTTCAAAGCCAAACCGGAAGTTGCTCCAGCTATGACAG ttgCCCCTGTCAACAATCAGCTTACAGCTGTTCCTGTGGAGGGAAGCTTGGTCACATCACCACCCCAAGTGCCTGGAGGAGCTAGCAGTACAGCCTTGCTGTCTGGGTATGCAAGTGTCAGCACTGTCCCTAAAATAAATGCTGGTGCTATCACAGAACTAGATGAGACTGGACAAACTCTGTCAGGCCACTCCAGCCCTGTTGTCAAACCTGTTATTGTCAACACCATGGAAGAAG CTAACCAGGAGAACGCGGTGGGAATTGGTCTCAGTGATGTTTATCAGCCCATTGTTGGCCGATCTGCTGTGAGCTTGAAGTCTGAAGCATCTG ATCAAATTGGTATTTTGAGTCTTGAAGAAATCCACAGAAAAAAGGCCTTAGAGTCAATGAGAAAAGCTGAAG CCATGACTGCTGCTTCCACGCTTGAGGGTATCAAAGTTGTTCCTGTATTAAAAG AGGACTTCATAGACATTCGTCGTGTAGTGGTCAGAGAGGAAAATCCTGCAGCCTCTCCACCAG CAAGAGTCAGCATTCAGGAAAGACTGGGTAAACTTTCACCAGCAAAGAAAGGGGCAACAGAGTTGGAACCAGCAAAAGAAAGGGCTTCACTTCTGTCTCTGCAAG ATAACAAACGCTTGAGGGCCAGGATTGGTGAAAAGCAAGATAACACCATTTCTGgagtgcagaaaaaaagaaagataactgtTATTGAAG gaagagagaaaactgaaaaggatgATGGGACTCTTTCTGAGCTTCGGAACAAGATAGATCTGAAGCGAAGGCAGAAAGAAGTTAAag AGCCTTCAGATATCAGGCAGGAACAAGACTTAAATGTAAAAGTCCTTACTTTAGAGGAAATACGTCGCAGAAAAGCTTTAAATCAAGAGCTGGAAAAAACAATTGAGGAAAGAG AAATGGACAGTGACAGCTCTTCATCGACTAAAATTAGAAATGGCCTTACTTTGTCAGATATCAGACAGCGGAAagctcaaaaacaaaagtacagaG ATTTTGATAATCCAGAAACAAATTCAGATGTACCGGTGCTAAGCTTGGAGGAAATTCGTAGACGAAAACAAACGCGTCAACAAGACGAACAAGAATTCTTACCAT cTAAAGAAAACAGTGTTAAAAAATCATTAGAAGAACATTCTccaaaaacaaggaaaaataagTACAGAGGACTCACTGAAGG TTAA
- the LOC112560241 gene encoding protein pitchfork-like, which yields MEVHQQHKTGVAFLASSNRQMYPFNTPYNRFGNEMLPIRGAPNRGPGCYNNEEKTNFMYVLNNKIISSKGYTLGARTANRFTPFTKFQSPSSWEYQEDHSEPRPFTSCKKPFLAGSDRFPVNKRNIMDVIPGPGTYEHNIPRNRQVQWHQSFGSAPVLMPAISIKSTIPPNTDKLYSTKEEKKYQRKLAYLKLYYD from the exons ATGGAAG TTCATCAGCAACATAAAACAGGCGTAGCCTTTTTAGCCTCTTCAAATCGGCAGATGTATCCTTTCAATACACCCTACAACAGATTTGGAAATGAGATGCTCCCTATTCGTGGGGCACCAAATCGTGGTCCAGGCTGCTACAATAATGAAGAA AAAACTAATTTCATGTATGtcctcaacaacaaaatcataaGTAGCAAAGGATACACACTGGGTGCTAGAACGGCAAATCGTTTTACACCGTTTACTAAG TTCCAGTCACCATCTTCATGGGAATACCAGGAGGATCACTCAGAACCTCGTCCCTTTACAAGCTGTAAAAAACCCTTTCTTGCAGGTTCTGACCGCTTTCCTGTTAATAAAAGGAATATAATGGATGTCATCCCTGG GCCTGGCACTTATGAGCACAATATCCCACGTAATCGGCAAGTGCAGTGGCATCAGTCATTTGGTAGTGCTCCTGTCCTGATGCCTGCAATCAGTATCAAGAGCACAATACCACCAAACACAGACAag CTTTACAgcacaaaagaggaaaaaaaatatcaacggAAGCTGGCATATCTGAAGCTATACTATGACTGA